TTCTTGATGTGCCAGTTCGCCGCACCTGCCGTGATCGCGAAGTTGTCGCAGAGGTCCCTTTGCGGGGCGCCGGGGTGCTCCTTGATGTACTGGCCGATGGCAAGCGTGGTGCCGTTCTTCAAGACCGAGACGGCCGCCTTGACGGGCTCGTCGAAGCGCGCTCCGTTGATGAAGAGGTGGACGGTGCGGCCGAGGCGGCGCGAAGTGATGAGGCCCTGCTTCTCCATCACACGAAGGTGGTAGGAGACGGCGTTCCTTGAAACGCCGCTTCTTGACACGAGTTCGGCAATCGTCACACCGGGCTCGGTGTCGATCGATTGGTGTAGGAGTTCCCGCACCTCATGGTCGAGGAGTTCGCTCTTCTCCAAGCGCGTGTAGAGAGGCATGAGAAGCGGCGTGAGAAGCCGCTTGGGGTCTCGTAGCCACGGGTTCTCGACCGCAAGCGTCGCTCCCGTGAAGACCGCGAAGGGGATCGCCTGGACGGCGAACGCTTGGGCGGCGGCGACGGCGGCCACCTGGGCAAGGGCAGCGACGGAGGCCGCGGCGGCTCCGGGGTCCTTTTGGGTCTCGGAGCCGAAACCCGCGATGAGGCCTATTGCCCCCTTGAAGGCGCCGGCGATGTATTGGATCGTGTCGGTGACCGCTCCCATCAGGGAGGGCGGTGGGTTCTCGGCGTTGACGTCATCGAAGTCGATCTTGCTGTAGTCGATCCCGATCGCCGGGTCGACGACCGTTTCCACCGCATTTTGGGCGTCAGCCTGCTTCGGCTCGGCCTGGGGCGGGTTTTCCGGGGGCTTCGAAGATCCTGCACCGGTCTGTTTCTCCATCTCCGCTAGTATCGCTCCCGCGGTGTCGGATGCGGTGTCCGCAGCGTGGGCCGCGATGGATCCGGCTTGCTCTTCAACGCCGGCGACGTCGACGGCCGCGGAGTCGGCCGAGGCAAGGCCAGCGCCTAGAATGAGGTTTATAAGGACAACTCCGACTAAGGACCTGCTCCTGCCTGACTTCATCCTACTCCCTACTAACACTACGACAGTCC
The DNA window shown above is from Euryarchaeota archaeon and carries:
- a CDS encoding winged helix-turn-helix transcriptional regulator is translated as MKSGRSRSLVGVVLINLILGAGLASADSAAVDVAGVEEQAGSIAAHAADTASDTAGAILAEMEKQTGAGSSKPPENPPQAEPKQADAQNAVETVVDPAIGIDYSKIDFDDVNAENPPPSLMGAVTDTIQYIAGAFKGAIGLIAGFGSETQKDPGAAAASVAALAQVAAVAAAQAFAVQAIPFAVFTGATLAVENPWLRDPKRLLTPLLMPLYTRLEKSELLDHEVRELLHQSIDTEPGVTIAELVSRSGVSRNAVSYHLRVMEKQGLITSRRLGRTVHLFINGARFDEPVKAAVSVLKNGTTLAIGQYIKEHPGAPQRDLCDNFAITAGAANWHIKKLEEMALVTRERDGRVIKYFPGDVWDQMQVATPAVSAA